A portion of the Ailuropoda melanoleuca isolate Jingjing chromosome 18, ASM200744v2, whole genome shotgun sequence genome contains these proteins:
- the PLPBP gene encoding pyridoxal phosphate homeostasis protein isoform X2, protein MVIEAYSHGQRTFGENYVQELLEKASNPKILSSCPEIKWHFIGHLQKQNVNKLIAVPNLFMLETVDSVKLADKVNSSWQKKDSPEKLKVMVQVNTSGEESKHGLLPSETVAVVEHINTKCPSLEFVGLMTIGSFGHDLSQGPNPDFQVLLSLREELCAKLNVPTDQVELSMGMSADFQHAIEVGSTNVRVGSTIFGERDYSKKPGPDTSAAELKAPVGVAQAP, encoded by the exons ATGGTGATTGAAGCCTACAGTCATGGCCAGCGCACTTTCGGGGAGAACTAT GTTCAAGAACTGCTAGAAAAAGCATCAAATCCTAAA ATTCTGTCTTCATGTCCTGAGATCAAATGGCACTTCATTGGCCACCTACAGAAACAAAACGTCAACAAATTGATAG CTGTCCCCAATCTGTTCATGCTGGAAACAGTGGATTCTGTGAAGTTGGCAGACAAAGTGAACAGTTCGTGGCAGAAAAAAGATTCTCCTGAAAAGTTAAAGGTTATGGTCCAAGTTAACACCAGTGGAGAGGAGA GTAAACACGGCCTTCTACCTTCCGAGACAGTAGCCGTGGTGGAACACATAAATACCAAGTGCCCCAGCCTGGAATTCGTGGGGCTCATGACCATAGGAAGCTTCGGCCATGATCTTAGTCAAGGACCAAATCCGGACTTCCAG GTGTTGCTGTCCCTCCGAGAGGAGCTGTGTGCGAAGCTGAACGTCCCCACTGACCAGGTGGAGCTGAGCATGGGCATGTCCGCGGACTTCCAGCACGCG ATCGAAGTAGGATCTACGAATGTCCGAGTAGGAAGCACCATTTTTGGAGAGCGAGATTACTCCAAGAAACCTGGCCCGGACACGTCGGCAGCAGAGCTAAAGGCGCCGGTGGGGGTGGCGCAGGCACCCTGA
- the PLPBP gene encoding pyridoxal phosphate homeostasis protein isoform X1 gives MWRAGSMSAELGIGFALRAVNERVQQAVARRPRDLPAIQPRLVAVSKTKPADMVIEAYSHGQRTFGENYVQELLEKASNPKILSSCPEIKWHFIGHLQKQNVNKLIAVPNLFMLETVDSVKLADKVNSSWQKKDSPEKLKVMVQVNTSGEESKHGLLPSETVAVVEHINTKCPSLEFVGLMTIGSFGHDLSQGPNPDFQVLLSLREELCAKLNVPTDQVELSMGMSADFQHAIEVGSTNVRVGSTIFGERDYSKKPGPDTSAAELKAPVGVAQAP, from the exons ATGTGGAGAGCTGGCAGCATGTCGGCGGAGCTGGGAATCGGGTTCGCACTGCGGGCAGTGAACGAGCGCGTGCAGCAGGCGGTGGCGCGGCGGCCGCGG GATCTCCCAGCCATCCAGCCCCGGCTAGTAGCAGTCAGCAAAACCAAACCTGCAGACATGGTGATTGAAGCCTACAGTCATGGCCAGCGCACTTTCGGGGAGAACTAT GTTCAAGAACTGCTAGAAAAAGCATCAAATCCTAAA ATTCTGTCTTCATGTCCTGAGATCAAATGGCACTTCATTGGCCACCTACAGAAACAAAACGTCAACAAATTGATAG CTGTCCCCAATCTGTTCATGCTGGAAACAGTGGATTCTGTGAAGTTGGCAGACAAAGTGAACAGTTCGTGGCAGAAAAAAGATTCTCCTGAAAAGTTAAAGGTTATGGTCCAAGTTAACACCAGTGGAGAGGAGA GTAAACACGGCCTTCTACCTTCCGAGACAGTAGCCGTGGTGGAACACATAAATACCAAGTGCCCCAGCCTGGAATTCGTGGGGCTCATGACCATAGGAAGCTTCGGCCATGATCTTAGTCAAGGACCAAATCCGGACTTCCAG GTGTTGCTGTCCCTCCGAGAGGAGCTGTGTGCGAAGCTGAACGTCCCCACTGACCAGGTGGAGCTGAGCATGGGCATGTCCGCGGACTTCCAGCACGCG ATCGAAGTAGGATCTACGAATGTCCGAGTAGGAAGCACCATTTTTGGAGAGCGAGATTACTCCAAGAAACCTGGCCCGGACACGTCGGCAGCAGAGCTAAAGGCGCCGGTGGGGGTGGCGCAGGCACCCTGA